A window of the Parabacteroides merdae ATCC 43184 genome harbors these coding sequences:
- a CDS encoding RagB/SusD family nutrient uptake outer membrane protein produces the protein MKKIFKYMIVGLVACTTLSSCLESSLDTNPTDSMSGSGLLANANAALVPLNGLYRSMYSAWSPTDNTHQCFGISAYNLMADVMGEDMIMAAMGSGWFWYDCLYNVKSRYTATTWRSYDLWNCYYTWISNANYILDAEETMAGTETEVNYIMGQAYAIRAYSYFMLAQSFARTYKGHEGEPCCPIYVEPTVAGTEGKPRSTVQETYAQIMNDINKAVERLNGTTRKHISHIDYATALGLQARIALVMEDWATAKKSSEEAIAVSKCTIAKVSEFKGLNSVSAPNVMWGAEIISDQSGMYAGLFTHMDADADKYGAKARKQINKDLYGKMGTEDERLVWWNPKDANNKDGGYQQEKFKFSDIQTWMGDYVWMRIEEMYLIAAEAECRLGNDAGAREYLMDLMSKRDASYSCAQKSGTSMGKLTSDYTGSLLEEIIIQRRIELWGEFGRIYDIRRLKQGFKRTAEMGWPTDALLVNRNANDPESYMWVLTIPQTEFDGNSSLDQTKDQNPVGDTK, from the coding sequence ATGAAAAAGATATTCAAATATATGATTGTCGGTCTGGTGGCTTGTACGACTCTATCGTCATGCTTGGAAAGTTCTCTTGATACCAATCCGACTGATTCAATGTCCGGAAGCGGACTATTAGCAAATGCCAATGCGGCTTTAGTTCCACTGAACGGTCTTTACCGTTCCATGTATTCAGCATGGTCTCCAACAGATAATACACACCAATGCTTCGGTATCAGTGCTTACAATCTGATGGCCGATGTGATGGGAGAAGATATGATCATGGCTGCAATGGGCAGCGGCTGGTTCTGGTATGATTGCTTATATAACGTAAAAAGCAGATATACTGCTACTACTTGGCGCTCATATGATTTATGGAATTGCTATTATACTTGGATTTCCAATGCTAATTATATACTTGATGCAGAGGAAACTATGGCAGGGACAGAAACGGAAGTCAACTATATCATGGGGCAGGCCTATGCAATACGGGCTTACTCCTATTTCATGTTAGCGCAAAGTTTTGCCCGGACCTATAAAGGACATGAGGGTGAACCTTGTTGCCCTATATATGTCGAGCCGACAGTCGCCGGTACAGAAGGAAAACCACGTTCTACAGTGCAAGAGACATATGCTCAGATTATGAATGACATCAATAAAGCTGTCGAACGGTTAAACGGTACAACCCGCAAACACATTTCACATATCGACTATGCCACAGCATTAGGCTTGCAGGCTCGTATCGCATTAGTGATGGAAGACTGGGCTACCGCTAAAAAATCATCGGAAGAAGCTATTGCAGTAAGCAAATGCACGATTGCAAAAGTTTCAGAATTTAAAGGTTTGAACAGCGTAAGCGCACCAAATGTTATGTGGGGGGCAGAAATCATATCTGACCAAAGCGGTATGTATGCAGGTTTGTTCACACACATGGATGCAGATGCCGATAAATACGGAGCAAAAGCCCGCAAACAGATCAACAAAGATTTGTATGGAAAAATGGGAACGGAAGACGAACGGTTGGTCTGGTGGAACCCGAAAGATGCCAACAATAAAGATGGTGGTTATCAGCAGGAAAAATTTAAGTTTTCCGATATCCAAACTTGGATGGGAGATTATGTTTGGATGCGTATAGAAGAAATGTACCTGATTGCTGCTGAAGCAGAATGTCGTTTAGGAAATGATGCTGGTGCACGCGAATACTTAATGGATTTGATGAGTAAGCGTGACGCGTCTTACAGCTGTGCTCAAAAGTCCGGTACATCTATGGGAAAATTGACTTCTGATTATACAGGTTCATTATTGGAAGAAATCATTATACAGCGTCGTATCGAACTTTGGGGCGAATTTGGTCGTATCTACGACATTCGTCGTTTGAAACAGGGATTCAAACGAACTGCAGAAATGGGTTGGCCGACTGACGCTTTGCTTGTTAATCGCAATGCAAATGACCCGGAAAGCTATATGT
- a CDS encoding SusC/RagA family TonB-linked outer membrane protein, which produces MKSQEVGIKPKVNVVLEGDNQMLDEVMVVAYGTAKKSSFTGSASTISNEKLELRPITNLTKGLEGQATGLLTTSGSGQPGEDASIVIRGYGSINASQDPLYVVDGIPFDGSLSSINPSDIESMTVLKDASAGALYGARGANGVVMITTKQGKEGKAQVTWRSTVGWASRAIQPYDMVDQKEFVQLTYEALRNGYVFNSGYSWEQAQQMARAGLSANLGGELYNPFKNYTWDNLINPETGMVQADAVSAWNERWMDAVQRDNAFRQEHQLSVNGGSEKTKYMFSLGYLNEDGILINTGFQRYNARVNVNSNITDWFKANMNASLSNSVQDYSDYDGSSTSNVWYSAQFVSPLFPVYVKGLDGKNVLGEDGKPQLDYGENGRPGSYTDYNPVGGLTDDKSNKKNDVASLRTGVTFGSDKDNFGVFKGIKLNVNFGLDYRNQSRMSYMNMYHGNQATAGGLLTKYNTRMQSYTFNQLLSWNRSFGLHSFDVLAGHEFYAYSHEYLKAGKTNLVDGILELRPGTTLYAADSYTDKYRIESWLGRFNYNYDEKYYFSASLRTDGSSRFHKDHRWGTFWSIGGNWRISKEAFMEDVKWIDNLSLKLSYGQQGNDNILNSDKTSNYYLWQSLYDLDWPNSNQIGGMVSSLENQVVSWEKNGNLNVGVEATFLGSRLSVNAEYYNRKTVDMLLSYPMATSTGFNGYNANVGDMRNSGFEFEIRGTAIRTDDFVWNISWMGSTVKNKVLKLTNTAPEIIKGVYSIKEGMPINTFYMAKSAGVDPATGAQLYWVYDKDENGNIINERISDDYSKASTSKYYQGNRIPDLYGSIGTDFSYKGFDLSVLTSYSIGGKIYDSLYTGSMNAQYATNTWNKHQLRRWQKPGDITDVPRVEINGAYTTTDRFLINASYFAIKNITLGYSLPKDWMRKAKLGNVRVFGSIDNLALFSHLKGMDPQYNFKGETDYSYTPNKTYSFGVEINF; this is translated from the coding sequence ATGAAGTCTCAGGAGGTTGGAATCAAGCCAAAAGTAAATGTAGTATTGGAGGGGGACAATCAGATGCTTGACGAAGTAATGGTTGTCGCTTACGGTACCGCTAAAAAAAGTTCTTTTACGGGATCGGCCTCTACGATCAGTAATGAAAAATTAGAACTCCGTCCTATTACGAACTTAACAAAAGGGTTAGAAGGACAGGCAACAGGATTGTTGACAACTTCAGGATCCGGACAGCCTGGCGAAGATGCTTCCATTGTAATCCGTGGTTATGGTTCAATTAATGCATCACAAGATCCTTTGTATGTTGTCGATGGTATTCCTTTCGATGGTTCTTTAAGTTCCATCAATCCGTCTGATATCGAGTCTATGACTGTATTGAAGGACGCTTCTGCTGGTGCTTTGTATGGTGCGCGTGGTGCGAACGGTGTCGTTATGATCACAACTAAACAGGGTAAAGAAGGAAAAGCTCAAGTAACATGGCGTTCAACTGTAGGATGGGCATCACGTGCTATCCAACCGTATGATATGGTCGATCAGAAAGAATTTGTGCAATTAACTTATGAAGCTCTTCGTAATGGTTACGTATTCAACTCTGGTTATTCATGGGAACAAGCACAACAGATGGCAAGAGCCGGTTTAAGTGCCAATTTAGGTGGTGAACTATACAACCCGTTTAAGAATTACACATGGGACAATTTGATCAATCCTGAAACAGGAATGGTACAAGCTGATGCTGTTTCAGCCTGGAATGAACGATGGATGGATGCAGTTCAACGAGATAATGCATTCAGGCAAGAACACCAATTATCTGTAAACGGCGGTTCTGAAAAAACAAAATATATGTTTTCTCTCGGTTATCTGAATGAAGATGGCATTCTTATCAATACAGGCTTTCAGCGTTATAATGCTCGTGTAAACGTTAATTCTAATATTACAGATTGGTTTAAGGCCAACATGAATGCCTCCTTGTCTAATTCAGTGCAGGATTACAGTGACTATGACGGATCTTCCACATCAAATGTATGGTATTCAGCACAGTTCGTTTCACCGTTATTTCCCGTCTATGTGAAGGGATTGGATGGAAAGAATGTATTGGGTGAAGATGGAAAACCTCAATTGGATTATGGAGAAAACGGACGTCCGGGAAGCTATACGGATTACAATCCAGTCGGCGGTTTGACTGACGACAAATCAAATAAAAAGAATGATGTGGCAAGCCTTCGCACTGGAGTGACTTTTGGTTCAGATAAAGATAATTTCGGTGTTTTCAAGGGAATTAAACTGAATGTGAATTTCGGTCTTGATTACCGCAACCAATCACGAATGAGCTATATGAATATGTATCATGGAAACCAGGCTACAGCAGGTGGTTTATTGACCAAATATAACACACGCATGCAAAGTTATACTTTCAACCAACTGTTGTCATGGAACCGTTCTTTCGGATTACATTCTTTTGATGTTTTGGCTGGACATGAATTTTATGCTTACAGCCACGAATATTTGAAGGCTGGAAAAACAAACCTGGTAGACGGTATCCTTGAACTGCGTCCGGGAACGACTTTGTATGCAGCCGATTCTTATACGGACAAATATCGTATCGAATCGTGGTTAGGACGTTTCAACTATAATTATGATGAAAAGTATTATTTCTCTGCATCTTTGCGTACCGATGGATCTTCTCGTTTTCATAAAGATCATCGTTGGGGAACATTCTGGTCTATCGGTGGTAACTGGCGTATTTCCAAAGAAGCGTTCATGGAAGATGTTAAATGGATTGATAATCTGTCTTTGAAATTAAGCTATGGACAACAAGGTAATGATAATATCCTGAATTCAGATAAGACAAGCAATTATTACTTATGGCAAAGCTTGTATGATTTAGATTGGCCGAATTCGAACCAAATCGGAGGTATGGTTTCTTCATTGGAAAATCAGGTAGTGTCTTGGGAAAAGAATGGAAACTTGAATGTTGGTGTCGAAGCGACCTTCCTTGGAAGCCGTCTATCCGTCAATGCCGAATATTACAATCGTAAGACTGTCGATATGTTGTTAAGTTACCCGATGGCAACTTCTACCGGATTCAATGGCTACAATGCCAATGTCGGAGACATGAGAAACTCGGGTTTCGAATTTGAAATAAGAGGTACTGCTATCAGAACGGATGATTTCGTCTGGAATATAAGTTGGATGGGATCAACTGTAAAAAATAAAGTCTTGAAGCTGACTAATACAGCACCCGAAATCATCAAGGGAGTTTACAGTATCAAAGAGGGCATGCCTATCAATACGTTCTATATGGCTAAATCAGCAGGAGTAGATCCAGCTACAGGCGCTCAACTCTATTGGGTATACGACAAGGATGAAAATGGAAACATCATCAACGAACGTATCAGCGATGACTATTCAAAAGCATCAACCAGTAAATATTATCAAGGCAACCGTATTCCGGATCTTTACGGAAGTATTGGAACAGACTTTTCTTACAAAGGCTTCGATTTGTCAGTCCTAACCTCCTATTCGATTGGCGGTAAAATATATGACAGTCTGTATACAGGTTCCATGAACGCCCAATATGCGACGAACACCTGGAATAAACATCAGCTACGCCGTTGGCAGAAACCAGGCGATATTACAGATGTGCCTCGTGTGGAAATCAACGGTGCTTATACAACGACAGATCGTTTCTTAATCAATGCATCTTATTTTGCAATCAAAAATATCACATTAGGCTATTCCTTGCCTAAAGACTGGATGAGAAAAGCAAAACTGGGAAATGTCCGTGTATTCGGTTCCATTGATAACCTGGCGTTATTTTCTCATTTGAAAGGTATGGACCCTCAATACAATTTTAAGGGTGAAACCGATTATTCGTATACACCAAACAAAACATACTCTTTTGGTGTAGAAATTAACTTCTAA
- a CDS encoding AAA family ATPase: MEAPFVYGRIADDLNFTDRKNEVALLTQNFKNLINTVIISPRRWGKTSLVNKCAKLLSEENKNTLVCQVDIFNCRTEEQFYTAYANALMRVSTSAWEEFVAGVKKYLSRMAPTVSLSEGSQSYELSFGIGFKDNRLSYDEILDLPQQIAKDKGKKIIVCIDEFQNINEYEDSLAFQRKLRAHWQTHTSVCYCLYGSKRHMLLSIFNDYSMPFYKFGDILFLQKIERKDWVAFISQRFADTGKQISDELSGMIADKMKNHPYYTQQLSQQTWLRTSKECSEAIVNEAFNSLIGQLSLLFTNIIDSLTSRQISFLIAVADGVVNFSSKDILKHYQLGTSANIKNLKKATLEKDLIDILPGNTIEIQDPAFEYWLKNVYQNPAR; this comes from the coding sequence ATGGAGGCTCCATTTGTTTACGGACGTATTGCCGATGACTTGAATTTTACTGACAGGAAAAATGAGGTTGCTTTGTTGACACAAAACTTCAAGAATCTCATTAATACCGTTATTATATCTCCACGTCGCTGGGGTAAAACATCTTTGGTAAATAAGTGTGCCAAACTTTTATCAGAAGAGAACAAGAATACACTGGTCTGTCAAGTCGATATTTTTAATTGTAGAACGGAAGAACAATTTTATACGGCCTATGCTAATGCTTTAATGCGGGTATCTACCTCTGCTTGGGAGGAATTTGTAGCAGGAGTAAAAAAATATTTGAGCCGAATGGCACCTACTGTTTCTCTTTCCGAAGGCAGTCAGAGCTATGAATTATCTTTTGGTATCGGTTTTAAAGATAACCGGTTGTCTTATGATGAGATATTAGATTTGCCACAACAGATCGCTAAAGATAAAGGTAAAAAGATCATTGTCTGCATTGATGAATTCCAAAATATCAACGAATATGAAGATTCGCTTGCTTTTCAACGTAAACTTCGTGCTCATTGGCAGACACATACATCTGTTTGCTATTGCCTGTATGGGAGTAAACGTCATATGTTACTGAGTATTTTCAATGACTACAGTATGCCTTTTTACAAATTTGGCGATATCTTATTCTTACAAAAAATAGAACGAAAAGACTGGGTTGCATTTATTTCCCAACGGTTTGCTGATACCGGAAAGCAAATATCGGATGAATTATCTGGTATGATTGCCGATAAAATGAAAAACCATCCGTATTATACTCAGCAATTAAGTCAGCAAACTTGGTTGCGTACATCAAAAGAGTGTTCGGAAGCTATTGTCAATGAGGCGTTCAACAGTTTGATCGGTCAATTGAGCCTGTTGTTTACCAATATAATAGATTCTTTGACTTCCCGTCAAATTAGCTTTTTGATAGCTGTCGCCGATGGAGTGGTTAATTTCTCATCTAAAGACATTTTGAAGCACTATCAATTGGGAACTTCAGCAAATATCAAAAACTTGAAAAAAGCGACACTTGAAAAAGATTTGATCGATATATTGCCTGGCAATACGATAGAAATCCAAGATCCGGCTTTTGAATATTGGCTTAAAAATGTGTATCAGAATCCTGCAAGATAG
- a CDS encoding RagB/SusD family nutrient uptake outer membrane protein: protein MMNRLNIKSIFAAVAIASVTFTSCDGYLETFPSDSLVSTDAITTLQDVETALNGTYYSLKSANYYGCDFVSRAEVGGEDVQTISSGGLRTDTYYRFIHRQNNSPENLWSYPYAVINRANVLLNAIETGDLPAGDELNNAKGEALALRALCHFNLLITYGKPYFVENGATPGVVLVKNVLSADDLPSRSTVAEGYDMVINDLEEALKCIGTEVKDGRFNSWAVKGLLARVNLYKRDWDKAFSYAEDVIKNSPYSLLKTEDYVAAWSGRYSSESVFDLEISDLDAGDREMFGYVVDPKGYAAVSNTKEFEDLINENPDDIRRNLLTAASVEGRTYMNKYPGINGKTAVNNIRVIRLSDIYLIAAEAALKKSSADQASANKYLNAIIKRAIPSASDVTATEALVLKERRKELVMEGHRFYDIMRLGITVTRKGGYHFLNNTDLISPSYQDYRTILAIPQSEIDVNPNIKQNEGYF from the coding sequence ATGATGAATAGACTAAATATAAAATCTATATTTGCTGCTGTAGCAATAGCTTCAGTGACATTTACATCTTGTGATGGATATCTGGAAACTTTCCCTTCAGATTCATTGGTCAGCACAGATGCTATCACGACTTTACAAGATGTGGAAACAGCACTTAACGGAACATACTACAGTTTAAAGAGTGCCAACTATTATGGTTGTGATTTTGTATCACGCGCCGAAGTGGGGGGTGAAGACGTACAGACAATCTCTTCCGGGGGGTTAAGAACCGACACTTATTATCGTTTCATACACCGTCAGAATAACTCGCCGGAAAATTTATGGAGCTATCCGTATGCCGTTATCAACCGTGCGAATGTATTGCTGAATGCAATTGAAACAGGAGACCTTCCTGCAGGAGATGAACTTAATAATGCAAAAGGAGAAGCCTTAGCTCTTCGTGCTTTATGTCACTTCAACCTTCTGATTACATACGGAAAGCCTTATTTTGTAGAAAATGGAGCTACTCCGGGTGTAGTATTGGTAAAAAATGTTTTGAGCGCAGATGATCTTCCCAGTCGCTCAACTGTTGCAGAAGGGTATGATATGGTCATCAACGACTTGGAGGAAGCGTTGAAATGTATCGGGACGGAAGTAAAAGACGGACGTTTCAACAGTTGGGCCGTAAAAGGTTTACTGGCACGTGTCAATCTATATAAAAGAGATTGGGATAAAGCTTTTTCTTATGCAGAAGATGTAATCAAAAATTCTCCGTATTCTTTGCTGAAAACAGAAGACTATGTTGCAGCATGGTCTGGAAGATACTCTTCGGAATCCGTATTCGATCTGGAAATTTCGGATTTGGATGCCGGTGATCGTGAAATGTTTGGATATGTAGTCGATCCTAAAGGATATGCTGCTGTTTCCAACACGAAAGAATTTGAAGATCTTATCAACGAGAACCCGGATGACATCCGTCGTAATTTGCTAACTGCAGCATCAGTCGAAGGACGTACTTACATGAACAAATATCCAGGGATCAATGGTAAAACGGCCGTAAACAATATTCGTGTAATCCGTCTGTCAGATATTTATTTGATTGCTGCTGAAGCTGCATTGAAAAAATCTTCTGCTGATCAGGCTAGTGCAAATAAATACTTGAATGCGATCATCAAACGTGCTATTCCTTCCGCTTCAGATGTGACTGCTACCGAAGCATTGGTCTTGAAAGAAAGACGCAAAGAATTGGTGATGGAAGGTCATCGTTTTTATGACATCATGCGTTTAGGGATTACGGTAACTCGTAAGGGTGGATATCATTTCTTGAACAACACCGATCTTATATCTCCGAGTTATCAGGATTATCGCACGATTTTGGCAATACCACAGTCTGAAATAGATGTAAATCCCAATATCAAACAAAATGAAGGATACTTCTAA
- a CDS encoding SusC/RagA family TonB-linked outer membrane protein: MKSQEIGIKPTLHVVLAADNQMLDEVMVVAYGTAKKSSFTGAASSVNAEKVLKDVPVTSFEQALQGATTGLTVNSSSGQPGAGLSIRIRGTGSMNATNEPLYVIDGVPVISGDIAVSGVSNDSKAFNIMSSINPSDIENITVLKDAAAASLYGSRAANGVILITTKRGKEGKTQINFKANWGFSDWAVKNRETVSGEQQHELTYEAYYNEGILYKDMSEEEARAYAQEGADTFAPLRDHYSNWEDALFKKSAFNQNYEFSAQGGSELTNFFASLNYKTEDGMINTTGMEGFTGRVNVTHKSKDGKMQMGANISFSKQKSEMASEGTAYANAYFVKNWYAIPNLPIYNEDGSFYEGFPLDQLNVPNPLRDQGLDKNTSEVLRSTNSLWASYKIIEGLTIKETISYDFIDNQSTTYWPMNSNNGEAYNGLMIKYPYQHHNIYSSTVLNYTNTFADKHNLDVLLGWDVDDRKEQFVQAVGANYPHDKLPELGNTSEPMTASSGYSEDHLLSLLSRINYDYDDKYYISANYRRDGSSRLGANTRWGNFWSVSAAWRLSQEAFMKNLTYVDDLKLRVSYGINGTLPSKFYSHLSLFGYGFNYQDQPGSAPTTIPNPDLGWEKNENFNIGFDARLFGRLSVAFDFYNRETKDLLQDVPVSMTTGFNNTLKNVGAMNNRGIELDMNYDVFNETAVKWSTGIVLSHNKNKISKLYGGKDIISGTSILREGESYYSWWSREWAGVDPQTGEEQWVLNTENEDGTINRGLTKDPSQAQRVIIGKPDPKVTGGWRNNLSWKGLDLSALFSFSLGGHIMDDPALLYTDTDGETAYQSIGIQQLDRWQKPGDITDVPRRINSYQYARYGSSRHMKSSNHLRLKTVTLSYNLPSKWMQAAGMRNVRIFASGNNLLTWAAYKNIDPEQPVNGVATWALPNLKSVTFGIEIGL; encoded by the coding sequence ATGAAATCTCAGGAAATCGGCATCAAACCGACATTACATGTTGTGTTGGCAGCAGATAACCAAATGCTTGACGAAGTGATGGTTGTTGCGTATGGTACTGCTAAGAAATCATCTTTTACCGGAGCCGCTTCATCAGTAAATGCGGAAAAAGTATTAAAAGATGTACCTGTTACATCTTTTGAACAAGCCTTGCAAGGCGCAACAACTGGTCTGACCGTAAATTCGAGCAGTGGACAGCCTGGTGCAGGTTTAAGCATTCGTATTCGTGGAACAGGTTCTATGAACGCCACAAATGAACCTCTTTATGTAATCGATGGTGTACCGGTTATTTCCGGAGATATTGCTGTATCTGGAGTAAGTAATGACTCAAAAGCTTTCAATATCATGTCTTCAATCAATCCGAGCGACATTGAAAATATCACGGTTTTGAAAGATGCTGCGGCTGCTTCTTTGTATGGTTCACGTGCTGCAAATGGTGTAATTCTTATTACAACGAAAAGAGGTAAGGAAGGCAAAACTCAGATCAATTTTAAAGCGAACTGGGGTTTTTCCGACTGGGCTGTTAAAAACAGGGAAACTGTTTCAGGGGAACAGCAGCACGAACTTACCTATGAAGCATATTACAATGAAGGTATTTTATACAAAGATATGTCAGAAGAAGAAGCAAGAGCTTACGCACAAGAAGGTGCAGATACTTTCGCTCCTTTAAGAGATCACTATTCAAACTGGGAAGATGCATTATTCAAGAAAAGTGCATTCAACCAGAATTATGAGTTTTCAGCACAGGGAGGTAGTGAACTGACAAATTTCTTCGCTTCATTGAACTACAAAACGGAAGACGGTATGATTAATACCACCGGTATGGAAGGATTTACCGGTAGAGTAAACGTAACCCATAAATCAAAAGATGGGAAAATGCAGATGGGAGCTAATATCTCATTCTCAAAACAAAAATCAGAAATGGCTTCGGAAGGAACGGCTTATGCCAATGCCTATTTCGTTAAAAACTGGTATGCAATCCCTAACCTTCCTATTTATAATGAGGACGGTTCATTTTATGAAGGTTTTCCCTTGGATCAATTAAATGTGCCTAACCCATTAAGGGATCAAGGATTGGATAAAAATACATCCGAAGTGCTTAGAAGTACCAACTCCTTATGGGCTTCTTATAAAATAATCGAAGGGCTGACAATCAAGGAAACAATAAGCTATGACTTTATCGACAACCAGTCAACAACTTACTGGCCGATGAATTCGAATAACGGTGAGGCTTACAATGGTTTGATGATCAAATATCCATATCAGCACCACAACATCTATTCATCAACGGTATTGAATTATACCAACACATTTGCCGACAAGCACAATCTGGATGTTTTGCTCGGATGGGATGTTGACGACAGAAAAGAACAATTTGTCCAAGCAGTCGGCGCCAACTATCCGCACGATAAATTACCAGAACTTGGTAATACGTCGGAACCGATGACAGCCTCATCCGGATATAGCGAAGATCATCTGTTATCTTTGCTTTCTCGTATAAATTACGATTATGACGACAAATATTACATTTCTGCAAATTACCGCCGTGATGGTAGCTCAAGATTAGGAGCAAACACACGTTGGGGTAACTTCTGGTCTGTTTCTGCTGCTTGGAGATTGAGCCAGGAAGCTTTCATGAAAAATTTGACTTATGTTGATGACTTGAAGCTAAGAGTTTCTTATGGTATAAATGGTACTTTACCCTCTAAGTTCTATTCACATTTGAGTTTGTTCGGTTATGGCTTTAACTATCAGGATCAACCGGGATCTGCTCCTACGACTATTCCTAATCCGGATCTGGGATGGGAAAAGAATGAGAACTTCAATATCGGTTTCGATGCCAGACTGTTCGGCCGTTTAAGTGTAGCATTCGATTTCTATAATCGTGAAACAAAAGACTTGTTGCAAGATGTTCCGGTCTCAATGACTACTGGTTTCAATAATACATTGAAAAACGTAGGAGCCATGAATAACCGTGGTATTGAATTGGATATGAACTATGACGTATTCAATGAAACAGCAGTAAAATGGTCTACAGGTATAGTTCTATCTCATAACAAAAACAAGATCAGCAAACTGTATGGAGGAAAAGACATCATTAGCGGAACTTCCATCTTGAGAGAAGGTGAATCTTATTATTCTTGGTGGAGCCGTGAATGGGCTGGCGTTGATCCTCAAACGGGTGAAGAACAGTGGGTATTGAACACTGAAAACGAAGATGGAACCATCAATCGTGGATTGACTAAAGATCCGTCACAGGCTCAACGTGTTATTATCGGAAAACCGGATCCTAAAGTAACCGGAGGATGGAGAAATAACCTTTCTTGGAAGGGATTGGATTTAAGCGCCTTATTTTCATTCTCTTTAGGTGGACATATCATGGATGATCCTGCACTGCTGTACACAGATACAGATGGTGAAACTGCATATCAATCCATTGGTATCCAGCAGTTGGACAGATGGCAAAAACCGGGTGACATTACAGATGTTCCGAGACGTATCAATAGCTATCAATATGCTCGTTACGGAAGTTCCCGTCATATGAAGAGTTCAAACCATCTCCGCCTGAAGACTGTAACATTATCTTATAATTTGCCGTCAAAATGGATGCAGGCTGCTGGAATGAGAAATGTCAGAATCTTCGCTTCCGGTAACAACCTGCTGACATGGGCCGCCTATAAGAATATTGATCCGGAACAGCCGGTCAATGGTGTGGCCACTTGGGCATTACCGAACTTGAAATCAGTAACATTTGGTATTGAAATCGGATTGTAA